The Christiangramia flava JLT2011 genome has a segment encoding these proteins:
- a CDS encoding cell division protein FtsX: MTTSFERYQKRRLISSYFSVIISISLVLFLLGILGLLVLNTKKVADHFKEQIALTVYLKDNAKDVEIEQLKKSLAMADYTKSTNYVSKEQAAEQHSEDIGEDFMDFLGYNPLQNSIDIFMNADYVSSKQVDSIASGLAEKNFVDDVVYDKPLISLLNENVRKISLWVLVASALFTFIAVLLINSSIRLSVYSKRFTIKTMQMVGATKGFIRKPFIWQSMKLGLVGSIVAIIGMAGVLYYLNDSFRELDLLGDVKMLTVLFVGILVAGIVITWISTYFATSRFLNLQTDELYY, from the coding sequence ATGACCACATCTTTCGAAAGATATCAGAAACGCCGACTCATATCTTCCTATTTTTCAGTGATTATCAGTATTTCGTTAGTCCTTTTCTTATTGGGAATTCTAGGGCTTTTAGTGTTGAATACGAAAAAGGTGGCTGATCATTTCAAGGAACAGATCGCGCTGACGGTATACCTGAAAGATAACGCGAAAGACGTGGAAATCGAACAGCTGAAAAAAAGCCTGGCGATGGCCGATTATACCAAATCAACCAATTATGTTTCCAAGGAGCAGGCAGCCGAGCAACATAGCGAAGATATTGGCGAGGATTTTATGGACTTCCTGGGCTACAACCCGCTGCAAAATTCCATTGACATATTCATGAACGCCGATTACGTTTCTTCCAAACAGGTCGACTCGATCGCCAGCGGACTTGCAGAAAAGAATTTTGTAGATGATGTGGTGTACGATAAACCGCTAATTTCGCTACTGAACGAAAATGTGCGAAAAATAAGCCTATGGGTTTTGGTAGCCAGCGCCTTATTTACTTTTATCGCGGTGCTTCTGATCAACAGCTCCATCAGGCTTTCGGTCTACTCCAAGAGATTTACGATCAAAACCATGCAGATGGTGGGTGCCACCAAGGGATTTATTCGGAAGCCATTCATCTGGCAGAGTATGAAATTGGGGCTGGTAGGTTCGATTGTGGCGATCATCGGTATGGCGGGAGTGCTGTATTACCTGAACGACAGTTTTCGAGAACTGGATCTGCTGGGTGATGTCAAAATGCTCACGGTCCTTTTCGTCGGAATTTTGGTTGCGGGAATTGTCATTACCTGGATCAGCACCTATTTTGCCACCTCCAGATTCCTGAACCTGCAAACAGATGAATTGTATTATTAG
- a CDS encoding DUF3098 domain-containing protein: MSEQQHRNSFNTGFVFGKKNYNFMLIGLGVIALGFILMAGGGSEDPNEFSDAIYNFQRIRLAPALVLIGFGIEAYAILLNPDKKKH; this comes from the coding sequence ATGAGTGAACAACAGCATCGAAACAGTTTTAACACCGGCTTCGTGTTCGGAAAAAAGAACTACAATTTTATGCTAATAGGTCTGGGCGTGATCGCGCTGGGATTTATTTTGATGGCCGGTGGCGGCAGTGAAGATCCCAATGAATTCAGCGATGCGATCTACAACTTCCAGCGAATTCGCCTGGCTCCCGCACTGGTATTGATCGGTTTTGGGATCGAAGCCTATGCCATTTTGTTGAATCCGGATAAAAAGAAGCACTAA
- a CDS encoding undecaprenyl-diphosphate phosphatase gives MDALDAAILGVIQGLTEFLPVSSSGHLELGKAILGDLSVPEESLLFTVILHFATALSTLVVFRKDVWEILSGLLQFKWNEETQFSLKIIISMIPAAVIGVLFESELESLFSGNIIFVGFMLLITALLLWLADKAKNTGKSVSYSNAFVIGVSQAIAMLPGISRSGATISTSVLLGNDKTKAARFSFLMVVPLIFGKIAKDLLSGELLHSNVGFAPLAIGFVAAFLAGLAACTWMIALVKRSKLSWFAIYCFVVGLIAIIFAYAQ, from the coding sequence TTGGACGCATTAGACGCCGCGATCCTTGGAGTCATCCAGGGACTTACCGAATTTTTACCCGTTTCTTCCAGCGGTCACCTGGAACTTGGAAAAGCCATTCTTGGAGACCTGAGCGTACCGGAAGAATCGCTGCTTTTCACCGTTATCCTGCATTTTGCAACTGCCTTGAGCACACTGGTAGTTTTCAGAAAAGATGTTTGGGAGATCTTAAGCGGTTTGCTACAGTTTAAATGGAACGAAGAAACGCAATTTTCTCTCAAGATCATTATTTCCATGATCCCGGCCGCGGTGATCGGAGTGCTTTTTGAAAGCGAACTGGAATCATTGTTCAGCGGCAATATCATTTTTGTTGGATTTATGCTACTCATTACCGCCCTGTTGCTGTGGCTGGCAGATAAAGCCAAAAACACGGGAAAATCAGTAAGTTATTCCAATGCTTTCGTGATTGGCGTTTCTCAGGCCATTGCGATGCTTCCCGGAATTTCCAGGAGTGGCGCTACCATTTCCACTTCCGTACTACTGGGAAATGACAAAACAAAAGCCGCCAGGTTTTCGTTTTTAATGGTCGTTCCACTGATCTTCGGAAAGATCGCCAAAGACCTTTTGAGCGGAGAACTTTTGCACAGCAACGTAGGATTTGCTCCACTCGCCATTGGCTTTGTCGCTGCCTTTCTTGCCGGTCTTGCCGCCTGTACCTGGATGATCGCCCTGGTAAAACGAAGCAAACTTTCGTGGTTTGCTATTTACTGTTTTGTAGTGGGGCTGATAGCCATTATTTTTGCGTATGCGCAATAA
- the truB gene encoding tRNA pseudouridine(55) synthase TruB, producing the protein MRNKELTAEDFKTGQILLIDKPLHWTSFQVVNKVRWLIRKRHHIKKIKVGHAGTLDPLATGLLIICTGKFTKTIPELQGQIKEYTGTITLGSTTPSFDLETEIDQHYPTDHITEELLQQTVEKFSGEIEQTPPVFSALKKDGKRLYEYARKGEEVEVSKRKIEISEFEINTSAFPEIGFRVVCSKGTYIRSLAHEFGQALHSGAHLSELRRTKIGDYSVENGMDIASFENSLPSREQD; encoded by the coding sequence ATGCGCAATAAGGAACTCACGGCTGAAGATTTTAAAACTGGCCAAATCTTACTCATCGACAAACCACTGCACTGGACCTCGTTCCAGGTAGTGAACAAAGTTCGCTGGTTAATAAGAAAACGTCATCATATTAAGAAGATAAAGGTCGGGCATGCCGGAACATTGGATCCGCTTGCCACCGGGCTCCTGATCATCTGCACGGGAAAATTTACCAAAACGATTCCGGAATTACAGGGACAGATCAAGGAATATACCGGCACTATCACTCTGGGATCAACAACACCCTCTTTTGATCTTGAAACCGAAATCGATCAGCACTATCCCACCGATCATATTACCGAAGAACTACTTCAGCAGACTGTGGAAAAATTCAGCGGCGAGATAGAACAAACACCACCGGTTTTCTCAGCTTTAAAGAAAGACGGAAAACGGCTTTATGAATATGCTCGTAAAGGTGAGGAAGTGGAAGTTTCAAAACGCAAAATTGAAATTTCGGAATTTGAAATAAATACTTCGGCTTTCCCGGAGATCGGCTTCCGCGTGGTTTGCAGTAAGGGAACATATATTCGTAGCCTCGCACACGAATTTGGGCAGGCACTCCACAGTGGCGCTCATCTTTCCGAATTAAGAAGGACCAAAATTGGCGATTATTCCGTAGAAAACGGAATGGACATTGCATCATTTGAAAATTCATTACCTTCACGGGAACAGGATTGA
- a CDS encoding energy transducer TonB family protein encodes MHHLKIHYLHGNRIDPRNGTVYMDFFDKHKALIITSLIFAVLLLSLYNLNLSNRNREAAEMLVDLEQFKTMEEQEPEKAPETEKQPQNTRKIQTNRAFNENKAEREADMDNRLNEIFEKNSAQQEELENESTSASEGNYSVRKKNATKKQTASEGADQTKNLGQKSAAYDYSSISFSLKGRNAVKIPNPVYTCDQAGKIVVNITVNEAGAVTDAAINKGSSSSNNECLTERALQYALGARFTRLNGQNGQIGTITYYFKS; translated from the coding sequence TTGCATCATTTGAAAATTCATTACCTTCACGGGAACAGGATTGATCCCCGGAACGGTACGGTTTATATGGATTTTTTTGACAAGCATAAAGCCCTGATCATTACTTCACTGATTTTTGCGGTGCTGTTGCTATCACTCTACAACCTGAATCTTTCCAATCGTAACCGGGAAGCCGCTGAAATGCTGGTAGATCTCGAGCAGTTCAAAACCATGGAAGAACAGGAACCTGAAAAAGCTCCGGAAACCGAAAAACAGCCTCAGAATACCCGAAAAATTCAGACCAACCGGGCATTCAACGAAAATAAAGCCGAGCGTGAGGCTGATATGGACAACAGGTTGAACGAAATTTTCGAAAAGAACAGCGCCCAGCAGGAAGAGCTGGAAAACGAGAGCACTTCGGCTTCTGAAGGAAATTATTCCGTCAGGAAAAAGAATGCTACTAAAAAACAAACTGCTTCCGAAGGAGCTGATCAAACTAAAAACCTGGGCCAGAAATCAGCTGCTTACGACTACAGCTCGATCTCCTTTAGCCTCAAAGGCAGGAACGCCGTGAAGATCCCGAATCCTGTTTATACCTGTGACCAGGCCGGGAAGATCGTGGTTAATATTACGGTTAACGAAGCCGGAGCAGTGACAGATGCCGCGATCAATAAAGGCAGTTCCTCGTCGAACAATGAATGCCTTACCGAGCGCGCACTGCAATATGCTTTGGGCGCCAGGTTTACCCGCCTGAATGGTCAAAATGGCCAAATTGGTACTATTACTTACTATTTTAAATCTTAG
- a CDS encoding DNA-3-methyladenine glycosylase I → MDDLNRCGWCVGDPLYEAYHDEEWGVPVLDDETLFKFLTLETFQAGLSWITVLRKRQNFREAFDHFDYRKIATYDETKIAELMDNAGIIRNQMKIRAAVTNAAAFMKVQDEFGSFSKYIWQFVDYQPIQNDIPYYKEAPATTELSDQISKDLKKRGFKFVGSTVIYAHMQATGMVNDHQVDCFRYKPVQDLAKKMQQS, encoded by the coding sequence ATGGATGATTTGAATCGCTGTGGCTGGTGCGTTGGCGACCCGCTGTACGAGGCGTACCACGATGAGGAATGGGGAGTCCCGGTACTGGATGACGAAACCCTATTCAAATTTCTGACGCTGGAAACGTTCCAGGCCGGTCTTAGCTGGATCACAGTCCTGCGGAAAAGGCAGAATTTCAGGGAAGCTTTCGATCATTTTGATTACCGAAAGATCGCCACCTACGACGAAACAAAAATTGCTGAATTAATGGATAATGCCGGGATCATCAGGAACCAGATGAAGATCCGGGCGGCCGTGACCAATGCCGCTGCTTTTATGAAGGTTCAGGATGAATTTGGCAGTTTTAGCAAGTATATCTGGCAGTTTGTGGATTACCAACCCATTCAGAACGATATTCCATACTATAAAGAGGCGCCGGCGACTACCGAACTAAGTGACCAGATCAGCAAAGACCTGAAAAAACGCGGGTTCAAATTCGTGGGTTCTACCGTGATTTATGCCCACATGCAGGCGACCGGGATGGTGAACGATCATCAGGTAGATTGTTTCAGATACAAACCTGTTCAGGACTTGGCCAAGAAAATGCAGCAGTCATGA
- a CDS encoding DUF2490 domain-containing protein has product MTTSFFKFLFFGICLVFISFPMRAQDAFSAFLEPEISINWNRPNRWSFNFAFGNRDILHERQETQFSVQHLELTHFTSYEVGFYGKLSLGLRYRFREMFDNANHNEVRIIQQYARERSFNRVAVAHRFRLEERFRDRTTFRNRYRFSVEFPLNGDRVNRNEFFLVTETEALWSLGKQEKPSLEQRFGVSLGRAISKDAKLELGTEYRLNDYMKETAGELFISTQLSISI; this is encoded by the coding sequence ATGACTACCTCATTTTTTAAATTTCTATTCTTCGGAATCTGCCTTGTTTTTATAAGTTTTCCAATGCGGGCGCAGGATGCTTTTTCTGCCTTCCTCGAACCGGAAATTTCCATCAATTGGAACAGGCCCAATCGCTGGTCCTTCAATTTTGCATTTGGGAACCGTGATATTCTACACGAAAGGCAAGAAACGCAATTTAGCGTTCAGCATCTCGAGCTAACCCATTTTACCAGTTATGAAGTAGGCTTTTATGGCAAGCTGAGTTTGGGTTTGCGCTACCGTTTTCGGGAAATGTTTGACAACGCTAATCATAACGAGGTACGGATTATCCAGCAATATGCACGTGAACGAAGCTTCAACCGGGTGGCTGTTGCACATCGCTTCAGGCTGGAGGAGCGTTTTAGAGACCGAACCACTTTCAGAAACCGGTACCGTTTTTCGGTAGAATTTCCGCTGAATGGCGATCGCGTGAACCGTAACGAATTTTTCCTGGTGACAGAAACCGAAGCTTTATGGAGTCTTGGAAAACAAGAGAAACCGTCACTAGAACAGCGATTTGGAGTAAGCCTAGGCCGCGCCATTTCCAAAGATGCCAAACTGGAACTGGGAACTGAATATCGCCTAAATGATTATATGAAGGAGACGGCCGGCGAACTTTTTATTTCCACGCAGCTCAGCATTTCTATTTAA
- the aat gene encoding leucyl/phenylalanyl-tRNA--protein transferase, producing the protein MYFLRPEDDFPPVEMADDEGLLAVTSFLNKDRIKNAYQKGIFPWYNEGQPVLWWSPDPRMVLFPEELKIAKSMRPYLNQQKFQVTYNAHFEAVIDACAQVPREGQDGTWITPEIKKEYASLFREGFVQSVEVWDGEQLVGGLYGVYLRKKKVFCGESMFSNKSNASKFGFIKLVQKLQGEGVKLIDCQVYTSHLESLGAREIPREEFLKFLK; encoded by the coding sequence GTGTATTTTTTAAGACCAGAAGACGATTTTCCGCCGGTTGAGATGGCCGATGATGAAGGCCTTTTGGCGGTAACCAGTTTCCTGAACAAAGACCGGATAAAAAATGCCTATCAAAAAGGGATCTTTCCCTGGTACAATGAGGGACAGCCTGTTTTGTGGTGGTCGCCAGACCCGCGAATGGTATTATTTCCCGAGGAACTGAAAATAGCCAAAAGCATGCGCCCGTATCTCAATCAGCAGAAATTTCAGGTTACTTACAACGCGCATTTCGAGGCCGTGATCGATGCCTGTGCCCAGGTGCCCCGGGAGGGCCAGGACGGAACCTGGATTACGCCCGAAATCAAAAAGGAATATGCGTCCCTGTTCCGGGAAGGTTTTGTACAGAGTGTGGAAGTTTGGGATGGCGAGCAGCTGGTTGGCGGACTTTATGGTGTGTACCTTCGGAAAAAAAAAGTTTTCTGTGGCGAAAGTATGTTTTCAAACAAGAGTAATGCTTCTAAATTCGGTTTTATTAAACTCGTTCAGAAACTTCAGGGAGAAGGCGTGAAGCTTATAGATTGCCAGGTTTATACCAGTCACCTGGAAAGTCTTGGTGCGCGTGAAATTCCGCGGGAAGAATTTTTAAAGTTCCTTAAATAG